CGTCGACTTCTACTCTGGTATCGTTCAGAAGGCGATTGGTATCCCGACGGAAATGTTCACCTGTATCTTCGCCCTGGCTCGCACCGTGGGCTGGATGACGCAGTGGGAAGAAATGATTTCCGATCCGGAATACAAGATCGGTCGTCCGCGTCAGCTCTACATTGGCGCTGCCAAGCGCGATGTAGTGCCGCTTGCCCAACGCGGCTGAGAATCAAGATTGGGCGGCCGTGGGGCCGCCCTTTTTTTACCCGTGGAGCGTGACGCTTCGCAACCCGCAGCTACAGAGAAAGACAATACCCTCAAGGGGACGCCTATGACTACGATGAATCACCTGTTCGACAGCACGATGTTCTTCGGCGGCAATGCGCCGTTTGTTGAAGAGCTGTACGAAACCTATCTTGATAATCCGACTGCCGTGCCTGATGAATGGCGCGACTACTTTGATCGCCTGGCCCAGATGCCAGGCTTTGTTGCTCGTGATGTGGCGCATGCGCCTGTCATCGCCGCCTTTGCCGAGCTGGGCAAGGATGGCGGTTTCCGTCCGGCCGCAACGAGCAGTGCCAGCGACAACAAGAAGCAATCTGCAGTAGGTCAGCTGGTTACGGCCTACCGTTCAATCGGAACTCGCTGGGCCGATCTTGACCCGCTCAAGCGCCTGGCCCGGCCGAAGATCGAAGAACTCGAACTTTCGTTTTATGGCTTTACCGATTCCGATCTCAACCAGAAATTCAGCACCGGCTCACTGAAGGGCGTGCCTGAAACAGCTTCTCTGGGCGACATCATGGAAACGCTGAAACAGACCTATTGTGGTTCTGTCGGCGTTGAATACATGTACATGAGCGAGTACAGCGAAAAACGCTGGCTCCAGGAACGTCTCGAAACCATCCGCTCGCGTCCTTCCTACTCTGCTGATCAGAAAAAGCGTCTGCTGGAGCGGTTGACCGCAGCAGAGACGCTTGAGCGTTACCTGCATACCAAGTATGTCGGTCAGAAGCGTTTCTCCCTCGAAGGCGGCGAGTCGTTGATCGTGGCGATGGATGAAACTATTCGTTCCGGCGGCAACTGCGGCATCGATGAAATCGTTATCGGCATGGCCCACCGCGGTCGTCTGAACGTGCTGGTCAACACGCTGGGCAAGGCACCGTCCATGCTGTTCTCCGAATTTGAAGGCAAGAAAAAGAGCGATCTTTCGGCCGGCGACGTTAAGTACCACATGGGCTTCTCGTCCGACGTGTCGACGCCGCAAGGTCCTTGCCACCTGACGCTGGCTTTCAACCCGTCGCACCTCGAAATCGTCAACCCGGTGGTTGAAGGTTCGGTCTATGCACGTCAGGTTCGTCGTGGCGAAGGCAGCAAGTCCAAGGTTCTCCCGGTTATCATCCACGGCGACTCCGCTGTTGCCGGCCAGGGTGTGAACCAGGAAATGATCAACTTCGCGCAAACCCGCGGCTACGGCACGGGCGGCACGCTGCATATCGTTGTGAACAACCAGATCGGCTTCACGACCAGCGACCCGCGCGACTATCGTTCCGGCCACTACTGTACCGACATCTTCAAGATGGCCGATGCACCGATCTTCCACGTCAATGGTGACGATCCGGAAGCCGTTGCGCTGGTTACCCAGATTGCGGTCGAATTCCGTCAGCAGTTCAAGAAGGATGTCGTGATCGACATCGTCTGCTTCCGCAAGCTCGGCCACAACGAGCAGGACGAGCCGATGGTCACCCAGCCGTTGATGTACAAGAAAATTGCACAGCACCCGGGTACCCGCAAGGTTTACGGCGACAAGCTGATCGCCGAAGGTGTTCTGCCGGCCGATGGTCCGGATCAGATGATCAAGGAATATCGCGAACATCTTGATAAGGGCGAACTGCTGTACAACCCGGTTCTGGCTGGCTACAAGCACCCGAACATGATTGACTGGACGCCGTTCCTGACCAAGACCTATATCGAAAATTGCGATACCAAGGTTCCGGCCAAGGAATTGAAGCGTCTGGCCGAGCGTCTGACCACGCTGCCGGAAGGTTTCACGCTGCATTCCCGTGTCAAGAAGATCGTTGAAGATCGTGCGGCAATGGGTGATGGCAAGCTGCCAGTCGACTGGGGCATGGCTGAAAATCTGGCCTATGCATCGCTGCTGGTTTCCGGCTACGGCGTTCGCATTTCCGGTGAAGACGTCGGTCGCGGTACCTTCTTCCACCGCCATGCAGCTTTCCACGACCAGAATCGTGAAAACTGGGATGTCGGCACTTTCCATCCGCTGAAAAACCTGCAGGAAAAGCAGGCCGGCTTCCAGTGCTACGACTCTGTGCTGTCCGAAGAAGCGGTTCTCGCCTTCGACTACGGCTACGCTACGGCCAACCCGTACGAACTCGTGGTCTGGGAAGGTCAGTTCGGCGACTTCGCCAACGGTGCCCAGGTCGTGATCGACCAGTTCATCGCTTCCGGCGAAGCCAAGTGGGGTCGCGCCTGTGGTCTGGTCATGCTGCTGCCGCATGGTTACGAAGGTCAGGGTCCGGAGCACTCTTCCGCCCGCCTCGAACGCTACATGCAGGCTTGTGCCGAAATGAACATGGAAGTTTGCGTACCGTCCAACGCATCCCAGGTTTTCCACATGCTGCGCCGTCAGGCCGTTCGCATGCAGCGCAAGCCGTTGATCGTCATGACACCGAAGTCCCTGCTTCGCCACAAGGATGCAGCCTGTTCGCTCGACGAACTGGCCAATGGCGAATTCAAGCAGGTCATTGGTGAAATCGACGACCTCGATGCCAAAAAAGTTACCCGTGTTGTCCTGTGTTCCGGCAAGGTCTACTACGACCTGCTGGCCGCCCGTCGCGAGAAGAAAATCGCCAACATTGCCATCGTCCGCGTTGAGCAGCTCTACCCCTTCCCGAAGGATCATCTCGAGAAGGAACTGGCCAAGTACCCGAAGGCGACCGAAATCGTCTGGTGCCAGGAAGAGCCGCGTAACCAGGGCGCCTGGTACTGGATTGCTTCGCGCCACCATCTGGATACCCAGATCAGTGGCAAGCAGAAGATGCTGCTGGTCTCGCGTCCGGCATCGTCCTCGCCTGCAGTGGGCTATCTGGCCAAGCACAACGAGCAACAAAAAGCACTGATCGAGTCCGCACTGGGCAAGATCGAGTACTAATAACTAGAGCAGAGTGGAGTCACCATGAGCATTATTGAAGTCCAAGTTCCCCAGCTTTCCGAGTCCGTTGCCGAAGGCACCCTCGCATCCTGGAAAAAGAAAATCGGCGAAGCCGTTGCTCGCGACGAAATCCTGATTGATATCGAAACCGACAAGGTCGTTCTGGAAGTGCCATCCCCGGCTGCCGGCGTGCTGGTCGAGATCGTCAAGGGCGACGGTGAAACCGTTGTCTCCGGCGAACTGATCGCCCGTATCGACACCGAAGCCAAGGCTGGCGCTGCTGCTCCGGCAGCCGAAGCACCGAAGGCTGCTGCCGCTGCTCCGGCACCGGTTGCCGCCGCTGCTGCTCCGGCAGGTACGGCCAGCCCGTCGGCGCGCAAGATCCTTGACGAAAAGGGTGTTGCTGCTGCTGATGTTGCCGGCTCCGGTCGTGGTGGCCGCGTCACCAAGGAAGATGCCGTTGCTGCCGCGCCGAAGGCTGGTCCGGTTGCTGCACCGGCTGCCGCCAAGGCTGCCATGCCGACGCCGCCGGTTGCTGTTGCCCTGGGCGACCGTACCGAACAGCGCGTGCCGATGTCCCGTCTGCGTGCCCGTATCGCCGAGCGTCTGCTGCAATCCCAGCAAACCAACGCCATTCTGACCACGTTCAACGAAGTGAACATGGGTCCGATGATGGCGCTGCGCAAGCAGTACGGCGAGAAGTTCGAAAAGGCGCACGGTGTCCGCCTCGGCTTCATGGGCTTCTTCGTCAAGGCCGCTTGTGCTGCCCTGCAGAAGTTCCCGGTCCTCAACGCATCGGTTGATGGCAACGACATTGTCTATCACGGTTACATCGACATCGGTATTGCCGTCGGTTCGCCGCGTGGCCTGGTTGTGCCGATCATCCGCAATGCTGATCAGATGAGCATCGCCGAAATCGAAAAGAAGATTGCCGAATTCGGCGCCAAGGCCAAGGATGGCAAGCTGTCCATCGAAGACCTGACCGGCGGTACCTTCTCGATCTCGAATGGCGGCATCTTCGGTTCGATGATGTCCACCCCGATCATCAATCCGCCGCAATCCGCGATCCTCGGCATTCACGCCACCAAGGACCGCGCCATGGTTGAAAACGGTCAAGTGGTCGTGCGCCCGATGAACTATCTGGCCATGTCCTACGACCACCGCATCATCGACGGCCGCGAAGCCGTTCTTGGTCTGGTGACCATGAAGGAAGCTCTGGAAGATCCTTCCCGTCTGCTCCTCGGCGTCTAATTGACGTTTGCCGGCGCCAGTTCCCCAATAACGGGGGCTGGCGCTTTTGCACATCTGAATTCTGAAAGGTTGTCACATGTCCAAGCAATTTGACGTGCTCGTTATCGGTGGTGGTCCTGGCGGTTACGTGGCTGCGATTCGCGCCTCCCAGCTCGGCTTCTCCGCTGCATGCTGCGAATCCAACCCTTATGCCGACCCGAAGGGTGAGCCGCGCCTCGGCGGCACTTGCCTGAATGTGGGCTGTATTCCGTCCAAGGCGCTGCTCCACACCTCGCACCTGTTCGAAGAAGCCGGCCACAGCTTTGCTGCCCAAGGTATCAAGGTTTCCGCCCCGAGCATCGATGTACCGGTCATGAAGGGCCGCAAGGATACGGTCGTCACCCAGTTGACTGCCGGTATCAAGGGCCTGTTCAAGAAGAACAAGGTCACCATGCTGGCTGGCCACGGTTCTTTCGTCGCCAAGGAAGGCGAGTTCTGGAAGGTCAAGGTTGGTGCTGAAGAAGTGCTGGCCAAGCAAGTCATCGTCGCAACCGGCTCCAAGGCCCGTCACTTGCCGAATGTCCCGGTCGACCAGAAAATCGTCATGGATAACGAAGGTGCCCTGAACCAGGAATCCGTGCCGAAAAAGCTGGCCATTATCGGTGCCGGCGTGATCGGTCTGGAAATGGGCTCGGTCTGGCGTCGTGTTGGTGCTGAAGTCACCATCCTCGAAGCCATGCCGGACTTCCTCGCCGCAGCCGATCAGGATGTTGCCAAGGAAGCCGCCAAGCTGTTCGCCAAGCAGGGTCTGAACATCCAGACCGGTGTCAAGATCGGCGACATCAAGGTCACCAAGAAGGGCGTTTCCATCGCTTACGAAAGCAAGGATGGCAAAGCCGAGAAGCTCGATGCCGATCGTCTGATCGTTTCCATCGGTCGTACCCCGAACACCGATGGCCTGAACGCCGATGCGGTTGGCCTGAAGCTGGATGCCCGTGGTTTTGTCGAAGTCGACGGCCACTGCAAGACCAACTTGCCGGGCGTCTGGGCTGTCGGCGACGTGGTCCGTGGTCCGATGCTGGCCCACAAGGCGATGGAAGAAGCCGTGATGGTTGCCGAATTGATGGCTGGCCAGGCCGGTCACTGCAACTTCGATACCATTCCCTGGGTCATCTACACCTCGCCGGAAATTGCCTGGGTCGGCAAGACCGAGCAGCAGCTCAAGGCTGATGGCGTGGCCTACAAGGTCGGCAAAATCCCGTTCATGGCCAACGGCCGTGCGCTGGGTATGGGCGACACCTCCGGCTTCGTCAAGATGCTGGCTTGCGCCCAGACCGATCGCATTCTCGGTGTGCACAT
The sequence above is drawn from the Dechloromonas sp. TW-R-39-2 genome and encodes:
- a CDS encoding 2-oxoglutarate dehydrogenase E1 component, with amino-acid sequence MTTMNHLFDSTMFFGGNAPFVEELYETYLDNPTAVPDEWRDYFDRLAQMPGFVARDVAHAPVIAAFAELGKDGGFRPAATSSASDNKKQSAVGQLVTAYRSIGTRWADLDPLKRLARPKIEELELSFYGFTDSDLNQKFSTGSLKGVPETASLGDIMETLKQTYCGSVGVEYMYMSEYSEKRWLQERLETIRSRPSYSADQKKRLLERLTAAETLERYLHTKYVGQKRFSLEGGESLIVAMDETIRSGGNCGIDEIVIGMAHRGRLNVLVNTLGKAPSMLFSEFEGKKKSDLSAGDVKYHMGFSSDVSTPQGPCHLTLAFNPSHLEIVNPVVEGSVYARQVRRGEGSKSKVLPVIIHGDSAVAGQGVNQEMINFAQTRGYGTGGTLHIVVNNQIGFTTSDPRDYRSGHYCTDIFKMADAPIFHVNGDDPEAVALVTQIAVEFRQQFKKDVVIDIVCFRKLGHNEQDEPMVTQPLMYKKIAQHPGTRKVYGDKLIAEGVLPADGPDQMIKEYREHLDKGELLYNPVLAGYKHPNMIDWTPFLTKTYIENCDTKVPAKELKRLAERLTTLPEGFTLHSRVKKIVEDRAAMGDGKLPVDWGMAENLAYASLLVSGYGVRISGEDVGRGTFFHRHAAFHDQNRENWDVGTFHPLKNLQEKQAGFQCYDSVLSEEAVLAFDYGYATANPYELVVWEGQFGDFANGAQVVIDQFIASGEAKWGRACGLVMLLPHGYEGQGPEHSSARLERYMQACAEMNMEVCVPSNASQVFHMLRRQAVRMQRKPLIVMTPKSLLRHKDAACSLDELANGEFKQVIGEIDDLDAKKVTRVVLCSGKVYYDLLAARREKKIANIAIVRVEQLYPFPKDHLEKELAKYPKATEIVWCQEEPRNQGAWYWIASRHHLDTQISGKQKMLLVSRPASSSPAVGYLAKHNEQQKALIESALGKIEY
- the odhB gene encoding 2-oxoglutarate dehydrogenase complex dihydrolipoyllysine-residue succinyltransferase, which codes for MSIIEVQVPQLSESVAEGTLASWKKKIGEAVARDEILIDIETDKVVLEVPSPAAGVLVEIVKGDGETVVSGELIARIDTEAKAGAAAPAAEAPKAAAAAPAPVAAAAAPAGTASPSARKILDEKGVAAADVAGSGRGGRVTKEDAVAAAPKAGPVAAPAAAKAAMPTPPVAVALGDRTEQRVPMSRLRARIAERLLQSQQTNAILTTFNEVNMGPMMALRKQYGEKFEKAHGVRLGFMGFFVKAACAALQKFPVLNASVDGNDIVYHGYIDIGIAVGSPRGLVVPIIRNADQMSIAEIEKKIAEFGAKAKDGKLSIEDLTGGTFSISNGGIFGSMMSTPIINPPQSAILGIHATKDRAMVENGQVVVRPMNYLAMSYDHRIIDGREAVLGLVTMKEALEDPSRLLLGV
- the lpdA gene encoding dihydrolipoyl dehydrogenase; its protein translation is MSKQFDVLVIGGGPGGYVAAIRASQLGFSAACCESNPYADPKGEPRLGGTCLNVGCIPSKALLHTSHLFEEAGHSFAAQGIKVSAPSIDVPVMKGRKDTVVTQLTAGIKGLFKKNKVTMLAGHGSFVAKEGEFWKVKVGAEEVLAKQVIVATGSKARHLPNVPVDQKIVMDNEGALNQESVPKKLAIIGAGVIGLEMGSVWRRVGAEVTILEAMPDFLAAADQDVAKEAAKLFAKQGLNIQTGVKIGDIKVTKKGVSIAYESKDGKAEKLDADRLIVSIGRTPNTDGLNADAVGLKLDARGFVEVDGHCKTNLPGVWAVGDVVRGPMLAHKAMEEAVMVAELMAGQAGHCNFDTIPWVIYTSPEIAWVGKTEQQLKADGVAYKVGKIPFMANGRALGMGDTSGFVKMLACAQTDRILGVHIIGANASELISEAVVAMEFGGASEDLARICHAHPTLSEAVHEAALACDKRPLHF